The following proteins are encoded in a genomic region of Gavia stellata isolate bGavSte3 unplaced genomic scaffold, bGavSte3.hap2 HAP2_SCAFFOLD_42, whole genome shotgun sequence:
- the LOC132321502 gene encoding olfactory receptor 14J1-like, producing the protein MSNSSSITQFLLLAFTDMRQLQLLHFCLFLGIYLAALLGNGLIITAIACDHHLHSPMYFFLLNLSLLDLGSISTTVPKAMANSLWDTSAISYAGCAAQVFLFVFFISAEFYLLTIMSYDRYIAICKPLHYGSLLGSRACVHMAAAAWGSGLLTSLLHTANTFSLPLCQGNAVDQFFCEIPQIVNLSCSDAYLREFGLLVFTLFFSFLCFLFIVLSYVQILRAVLRIPSEQGPHKAFSTCLPHLAVVSLLICTGTFAYLKPPSISSPSLNLLVSFLYSVVPPAVNPLIYSMRNQELKDAVWKLMTG; encoded by the coding sequence atgtccaacagcagctccatcacccagttcctcctcctggcattcacAGACATGcgtcagctgcagctcttgcacttctgcctcttcctgggcatctacctggctgccctcctgggaaatggcctcatcatcaccgccatagcctgcgaccaccacctccacagccccatgtacttcttcctcctcaacctctccctccttgacctgggctccatctccaccactgtccccaaagccatggccaattccctctgggacaccagcGCCATTTCCTatgcaggatgtgctgcccaagtCTTTCTGTTcgtctttttcatttcagcagagttTTACCTTCTCACCATCATGTCCTACgaccgctacattgccatctgcaaacccctgcactacgggtccctcctgggcagcagagcttgtgtccacatggcagcagctgcctggggcagtgggttgctcacttctctgctgcatacggccaatacattttcactaccactctgccaaggcaatgctgtggaccagttcttctgtgaaatcccacagATTGTAAATCTTTCCTGCTCAGATGCTTACCTCAGGGAATTTGGTCTTcttgtttttactttatttttttcttttctttgttttcttttcattgtgctgtcctacgtgcagatcttgagggctgtgctgaggatcccctctgagcagggaccgcataaagccttttccacgtgcctccctcacctggctgtggtCTCCCTCTTAATTTGCACGGGCAcgtttgcctacctgaagcccccctccatctcctccccatccctgaaCCTGCTGGTGTCgtttctgtactcggtggtgcctccagcagtgaaccccctcatctacagcatgaggaaccaggagctcaaggatgcagTGTGGAAACTGATGACTGGATGA